The proteins below come from a single Garra rufa chromosome 3, GarRuf1.0, whole genome shotgun sequence genomic window:
- the LOC141331728 gene encoding uncharacterized protein produces the protein MGSNQSVLEKNGYTLMSEQDKKIMVKNKVGDQFVIKKLKAGQKDASNFLQQIKHPHIVHYKEIIEDRGCSYLVMELCEGKDFSQKIQEKKEVNFNFTHLQILDWIVKICMALKHLHDQEILHRNLQPKSLFFTACETIRLGEFGQIREWSSEAQTSNTESVSYVAPEILRGETYDEKSEVWNLGCIIYEMCMQKCAFAGKSTVDIIPKILNSSYEALPETFSEDLHQLVKDTLETNPADRPSVSEILMRPFIVNHLFKMSKKTVKELISKVSLKVLEELADGLESFHFRTTVGSLAGGVVGLAGGITSIVGLILTPFTLGASLIVTGVGIGVAVAGGAASGASNLAKMYNQRSSRQNVKMLITEIQERITSTSYCIQNIHIAVETQKLLSEGNRTWSNAQSGENTFLRAGARLGRGLGGIAELIRLTQVSGVGRIAAQTARVVRVAEVATGVLTGLFVAVDVFFIALDSREIHRLRRDYNATNRNEQELQSELMKFVQKIRETKEELKKILDELKVELQTLEPQIQN, from the exons ATGGGGAGCAATCAGTCAGTCCTAGAAAAAAATGGCTACACTTTGATGAgtgaacaagacaaaaaaatcatgGTGAAAAATAAAGTTGGTGATCAGTTTGTCATTAAAAAGCTGAAAGCTGGCCAG AAAGATGCATCAAACTTTCTCCAACAGATCAAGCATCCGCACATAGTCCATTATAAGGAAATCATCGAAG ATCGTGGCTGCTCATATCTTGTAATGGAGCTCTGTGAGGGTAAAGATTTTTCTCAGAAAATCCAAGAAAAAAAGGAGGT aaattttaattttacacatttacagATTCTGGACTGGATTGTGAAAATCTGCATGGCATTAAAGCACCTGCATGATCAAGAGATCCTACATAGAAACCTGCAGCCCAAG agctTATTTTTCACTGCATGTGAAACCATTCGTCTGGGAGAGTTTGGACAGATTCGTGAATG GTCCAGTGAGGCACAAACATCAAACACAGAATCTGTCTCATATGTTGCACCTGAGATTTTGAGAGGGGAAACTTATGATGAAAAATC agaagTGTGGAATCTGGGCTGTATCATCTATGAGATGTGCATGCAGAAGTGTGct TTTGCAGGAAAAAGCACAGTTGATATTATTCCAAAGATACTAAACAGCTCCTATGAAGCTCTTCCTGAGACCTTCTCTGAGGACCTTCATCAGCTAGTAAAAGACACACTTGAGACCAATCCAGCAGATCGCCCGTCTGTCAGTGAGATCTTGATGAGACCTTTCATTGTTAATCACCTTTTTAAAATG agcaAAAAAACAGTTAAAGAGCTTATT TCTAAAGTCAGTCTAAAGGTACTGGAAGAGCTGGCCGACGGTTTGGAGAGTTTCCACTTCAGAACAACAGTCGGCAGTCTTGCAGGAGGTGTAGTAGGTTTGGCTGGAGGAATCACATCTATAGTTGGACTTATTCTCACTCCTTTTACTCTTGGAGCTTCTCTGATAGTAACAGGAGTGGGAATCGGTGTGGCTGTAGCTGGCGGAGCCGCATCTGGAGCAAGCAACTTAGCAAAGATGTATAACCAGCGTTCAAGCCGCCAAAATGTCAAAATGCTCATTACAGAGATACAAGAAAGAATTACCTCCACAAGCTACTGCATTCAAAACATTCACATAGCAGTAGAAACTCAGAAACTGTTGTCTGAAGGCAACAGAACATGGTCGAATGCACAATCTGGGGAAAATACATTCTTGAGAGCTGGAGCTCGACTTGGGCGAGGACTGGGAGGAATTGCAGAGCTTATCCGTTTAACTCAAGTCTCAGGTGTTGGGAGAATTGCAGCTCAGACCGCTAGAGTCGTGCGTGTGGCTGAAGTGGCTACAGGGGTTTTGACGGGGCTTTTTGTAGCTGTTGATGTCTTCTTTATCGCCCTCGACTCCAGAGAAATTCACAGACTTCGCAGAGATTACAATGCCACCAACAGAAATGAGCAAGAGCTGCAATCTGAGCTCATGAAATTTGTACAAAAAATAAGGGAGACTAAAGAGGAGCTAAAAAAGATTCTGGATGAATTAAAAGTTGAACTGCAAACATTGGAACCTCAGATACAAAACTAA